The genomic DNA aattaaataacaatagAGCTGCCTTTTATCAGCAGATCTAACACACATGGGAATGTACAAACAGTGCATTTCCTTTAAGTGTTATTGGCTGCTGATCTATAATGTCTAAAAACATTCATCttaaattttattttcatgtaccGCACATCACTGCTACCAGATACACATGAACTATCATGAACAGACTTGATTTCAGACCTTCTCTGGCGCCACCAGAAGCAGCTCAGCGATCGGGGACGTGGAGGCCATCGTGTTTCGGTCGACTCCGTGGATCTGGAAGGCTCGGGACATGCTCCTCACTCGCTGGTAGGTAGTCAGGATCTTCTTGTAACGAATCAGAACACCGTCTGGGTCTTTGACTGAGAAGGGAGAGATGACAAAACAGGAGAAAGATATGGgagatgagacagagagagagaggcttaCAGACAAATTAACACAGTTGTGGTTGTTGCTAAATAATCAGTTGTTTTCTAGATTTTTCAGATGTAAGTCAAATAATTAAACAGGTATCTTATGTAATTAAAAAAGCCtctcaacctttttttccttcaaaggacagcttcattttttcttgagtgtaacataaatatttattcagattgaacagtttattttagagctgcaacaattagtcgacGTATCAATTAACTGATCTACAGAAAAGTCATCGCCAGCTATTTATTAAGAGCTATTATtgtctggttccagcttcttaaatgtgaatattttagtCTTTAGTCTTTATTAAACAAGGACCATGCTCAAAGACATTAATCTCACAATGAGAAAATGATGATCTAAGTCAGATTTAACCATTAGTATATTTCCATCTGCAGTCTCTGGTTTCTGGTTTCTTAAGTCtactatgacagtaaactgaatatctttgaattGTGAAGATATTTTAAGTTGCATTTTAAgatttgtgaatttttttttttttttaccattttctgccgttttaaagacaaaatgactaaatgagAAACAGATTGTCTGATTAATAGATATTGAAAATAATCGTatgttgcagctctactaaATTAGTCTGAATTTAACCACTTTTAGTTTGCAAAGATTCACATCTTTCCGTTAACTCTGTGTGCATATATGTTGTCTGTAAAGGAGAAACAAACGCTGTATATAGGAGGAGGTGTGTCACATGACTCTcacctctctgcctctccctcccATGGGTGATCCTGAAgatcctcctcatcttcatcctcggCTCTCCTTTGGCTCGTCCTCGCCCCTTCTTCTTTGACCCTGCCTCCACTGCCGAGTCCTCCtcttcgtcttcctcctcctcttcctccacatACTCGTCCTCGGTGTAGTACTTATCCTCCTCGAGGTGATACTCCTGCTTGACTGCAGATGTGAAAAGTTGAGTACAAGTAAACCCTAAATCTGTCATGTTTCATGTGTctccattttattttacactatttgAAACCTGCAGCGAcagaattatttaaataaatgtgacatATTAAAGATGGTAATTTGTGTGTCAGGAGCTTCCTCACCAGGGATGGCGGTGCTGCGGCGGGTCCGAGGTCCTGGTCCCTGCAGGCGTTTGAGGGTCATTCCTGACCTGGTGGTCATAggtgagggaggggagggagtgATGACCGGCTGGACATTCACACCATGCTGGGGGTCTCCACACCACTCCGTCACTGTAcatcataacaataataataataatgaaatttaTTTGTAAATCAAGCATTTAAATAAAGGTAACTAATGTTTCAGGGTAAATTCCTTCTACATTGCTTTCTTCAAGCTTCTGGCTGACTGAATGTGTTTGGTGTCCTCTACAAGAATTGCACGGGCAAAATAAATCAAGAACAATAATTGGGTAATCCATGCACACAAATTATTAAgaggacacatttttttctgggCCCCCCAGGACTCCATAACAAAGTAAGACAAGataagaaagtaaaaatgatAAACTCTAAATACTAGATGAGTAGCAAAGAGACAAAtcggataaaaaaaaagaaaaacatttttcatttctgtctcttAATTTGGATTTTTGTCTATAGCTactaatttatttatcttttttcttattgtaaacAAATACGAAATTGTAAATATCACAacttcttgactttgtactgaggttctttgagaaatttagAGTGTAATACAAAGACTGTAATCTTCATggtaaaggaacatgtcactcagtgcaacagtgtggctcatagAAAACCAGCAAAGTCCTTTAAGGGTGTAACATAAAATGGAAGGCAGATGTGTTTCCTGATGTCTCACCCTCCTGAGTCCTCACGCCCATGATGAGGCGATCCAACTGACAGCGCAGGAAGTTGcgctcctcctccagctcctcaaTGTGCTTCTGCAGCCAGGTGTTCTTCTCCAGAGCGACGTACAGGTGAGCTCGCAGGTTAGAGACCAGGATGAAAGGACTGTACTGAGAGTGAGGAGACTCCTGCACCACGGGCACTGcaggggaggagaagagagggaagttaataaacatggaggagaaaagaaaggtgAAGGAAACTTATCAAGAATATCAATTTGTGAAAGATAATACAGTAGACTTAATAGAAAACACTTCCATCTTGAGCTTCAATATAGCCTGTAAATACACTCAaagttaattatatttaaatgacatGTGTGTATCAGGATCCTAAATGAACACTTCAACctatttttcttgctttaatcattcctcctaatgatatttaaaaaatagtttgggGTATGTAGGCTATGTAGGCTTTTACATAACAATACAATATACATCTTATAATCTTTTAATTAGTTACCAACTGAGTTCAGGTGTATTGTGGactttatatcttatttttattcacatttattattctactactgctgctactactactactactactaataataataaatataaaccaGAATTAAACTAAATCTgccagaatatatatatttatatttatatatatatttttgtaaagtCAGTATTTATtagtataataaatatattaatatacagtaaacacactcaGCGACAATGCAGGTAAACACTGGTCTTTGGCGCCATCGTGTGGACAAACTGAGAACAAACGTCATGGCAGCCACAAGACttatcatattattatcattattattattattattattagtggtagtagtagcatcataataatacaaattattatttagtaatgaataaaatgagcagtatataaatatttataaatataatacttttttttttaataataaataaaaaaacggACTCAGCGGCCCTGCAGGTAAACACAGGTCTTTGGCGCCATCGTGTGGACAAACTGAGAactataacaaaaataaaaactaatggcTGATggataataattattataaaagtgtaattaatttaaaaagaatacAGAAAGCTGTTTATTGTGtataacaaatgaaaacatgttatcATTacaaaattatcattattattattattattaataatattggtaataataaaaataatgatccTTAATAATAAATCTActtaaaacaagaataaaaagaaataggCTGAAactatgtatgtaaatatatatgtatacatatatgtacattttaaatatatatatatatatatatatatatatatatatatatatatatatatatatatatatatatatatatatatatatatatatatatatatatatatatatattttaattatttgtattattattatttcgtAATATGAGttaattactatttttattttaataatgataagtCTGGTGGCCGccatcagtttttatttttgttgtaattCTCAGTTTGTCCACGCGATGGCGCCAAAGACAGTGTTTACCTGCAGGGGCGCTGAGTCcgtgtactgtatattaatatatttataaatatttatatactcctcattttaattattactaaatattaaaataataataataatgtttattatgatactactactgctactactagtagtagtactactactactactactaataagtCTTGTGGCTGCCATGATGGCTTTTGTTGTAGTTCTCAGTTTGTCCACGCGATGGCGCCAAAGACAGCGTTTACCTGCAGGGGCGCTGAGTCcgtttactgtatattaatatatttataaatatttatatactcctcattttaattattactaaatattaaaataataataatgtttattatgatactactactactactagtactactactactactaataataataagtctTGTGGCTGCTTTGATGGCTTTCATTGTAGTTCTCAGTTTGTCCACGCGATTGCGCCAAAGACAGTGTTTACCTGCAGGGGCGCTGAGTCcgtgtactgtatattaatatatttataaatatttatatactcctcattttaattattactaaatattaaaataataataataatgtttattatgatactactactgctactactagtagtagtactactactactactactaataagtCTTGTGGCTGCCATGATGGCTTTTGTTGTAGTTCTCAGTTTGTCCACGCGATGGCGCCAAAGACAGCGTTTACCTGCAGGGGCGCTGAGTCcgtttactgtatattaatatatttataaatatttatatactcctcattttaattattactaaatattaaaataataataatgtttattatgatactactactactactagtactactactactactaataataataagtctTGTGGCTGCTTTGATGGCTTTCATTGTAGTTCTCAGTTTGTCCACGCGATTGCGCCAAAGACAGCGTTTACCTGCAGGGGCGCTGAGTCCGTTTActgtttattaatatatttataaatatttatatactcctcattttaatgattactaaatattaaaataataataataatgtttattatgatactactatatatatttacatactactactactactactactactactaataataataataagtcttGTGGCTGCCATGATGGCTTTTGTTATA from Scomber scombrus chromosome 16, fScoSco1.1, whole genome shotgun sequence includes the following:
- the LOC133996898 gene encoding coiled-coil domain-containing protein 106-like; this encodes MNPPTSRDETNPPEHYMPHSAAGGGGVGYLDAYEVSFAPEESIDRPPAYHMNQQMMDVPVVQESPHSQYSPFILVSNLRAHLYVALEKNTWLQKHIEELEEERNFLRCQLDRLIMGVRTQEGETSGNTSPVITPSPPSPMTTRSGMTLKRLQGPGPRTRRSTAIPVKQEYHLEEDKYYTEDEYVEEEEEEDEEEDSAVEAGSKKKGRGRAKGEPRMKMRRIFRITHGRERQRVKDPDGVLIRYKKILTTYQRVRSMSRAFQIHGVDRNTMASTSPIAELLLVAPEKVAEVGEFEASKEKLLDYARRCYKTMDEPTHGKVQTMKKTHKLLPISYRFRN